In Crinalium epipsammum PCC 9333, the following are encoded in one genomic region:
- a CDS encoding DUF4926 domain-containing protein, with the protein MTLNLYQEVALTCDLPEHQLKAGDIATLIDFVAHPSGGEDGCFLEVFNAVGESIAVVAVPISAITALPE; encoded by the coding sequence ATGACCCTTAACTTATATCAGGAAGTTGCTCTGACTTGCGACTTACCAGAGCATCAACTTAAAGCAGGTGATATTGCCACATTAATTGATTTTGTTGCTCATCCTAGTGGTGGGGAAGATGGTTGTTTTCTGGAGGTTTTTAATGCAGTGGGTGAATCTATTGCAGTAGTTGCTGTTCCTATCTCTGCTATTACTGCATTGCCTGAGTAG
- a CDS encoding DoxX family protein, whose amino-acid sequence MPSKFQPRRKEILRGVLAVFLIIIGITHFIRPEQFARIVPPPFPPFASVYISGFFEILGGIGLLIPFVSVAAAWGLIALFIAVFPANIYMTLHNIKIDGIPQNQTLYWARLPFQAVLIAWAYWYTRSPEKQPGAKKAAAKAESLLNQ is encoded by the coding sequence ATGCCTTCCAAATTTCAGCCACGCCGTAAAGAAATTCTTCGAGGGGTTTTGGCAGTATTTCTGATCATTATTGGCATCACCCATTTTATTCGACCAGAGCAATTCGCCCGCATTGTGCCGCCACCATTTCCCCCCTTCGCTTCCGTCTACATTAGCGGTTTTTTTGAAATTCTCGGCGGCATTGGTTTACTAATTCCATTCGTCAGCGTAGCAGCAGCATGGGGACTGATTGCTCTATTTATTGCTGTATTTCCTGCCAACATCTATATGACCTTACACAACATCAAGATTGATGGTATTCCCCAAAATCAAACTCTTTATTGGGCAAGATTGCCTTTCCAAGCAGTGTTGATTGCTTGGGCGTACTGGTATACACGCTCCCCCGAAAAGCAACCAGGAGCCAAGAAAGCGGCAGCAAAAGCTGAGTCATTGCTTAATCAATAG
- the gltD gene encoding glutamate synthase small subunit, with amino-acid sequence MGKPTGFIEFLRELPSDVAPSDRIRNWDEFHLHLPEENLRTQGARCMDCGIPFCHTGTVISGMASGCPINNLIPEWNDLIYRGLWKEALDRLHKTNNFPEFTGRVCPAPCEGSCVLGINNPPVTIKNIENAIADKGWEEGWIKAEPPTKRTGKTVAVIGSGPAGLCAAAQLNKTGHWVTVFERADRPGGLLMYGIPNMKLDKEKVVKRRLDILEEEGVKFVCNTEVGKDLPVENLLKEFDAVVLCTGATKPRDLPIEGRELQGIHFAMDFLTANTKAILDNNNSFITAEGKDVVIIGGGDTGTDCVGTSIRHGCNSLVQLEIMPQPPSERAADNPWPEWPKVYKMDYGQEEAAAKFGDDPRAYTTTATKFEGDENGKIKAVHTVQVQWEKNEKGQFIPKHVPGTEKVLPAQLVLLAMGFLGPEQPLLDALGIERDQRSNVKAEYGKYSTSIPGVFAAGDCRRGQSLIVWAFNEGRGAARECDLYLMGATDLP; translated from the coding sequence ATGGGAAAACCAACAGGATTTATCGAATTTCTCCGCGAATTACCTTCTGACGTTGCACCGAGCGATCGCATCCGCAACTGGGACGAATTCCACCTCCATCTGCCAGAGGAAAACCTCCGCACCCAAGGCGCACGGTGTATGGACTGCGGCATTCCCTTTTGCCATACGGGTACTGTCATCAGTGGCATGGCTAGTGGTTGCCCAATCAACAACCTCATCCCCGAATGGAACGATTTAATTTATCGCGGACTTTGGAAAGAAGCACTCGATCGCTTACATAAAACCAACAATTTCCCCGAATTTACAGGTCGCGTATGTCCCGCACCCTGCGAAGGTTCTTGCGTACTCGGTATTAATAACCCGCCAGTTACGATCAAGAATATTGAGAATGCGATCGCAGATAAAGGTTGGGAAGAAGGCTGGATCAAGGCTGAACCCCCAACCAAACGCACTGGAAAAACAGTCGCCGTCATCGGTTCTGGCCCTGCTGGTCTTTGCGCCGCCGCACAACTCAATAAAACAGGTCATTGGGTAACAGTATTTGAACGCGCCGACCGTCCAGGCGGTCTACTCATGTATGGAATCCCTAACATGAAGCTAGACAAAGAAAAGGTGGTCAAGCGTCGCCTCGACATTCTTGAAGAAGAAGGCGTAAAGTTTGTCTGCAACACCGAAGTTGGCAAAGATTTACCTGTTGAAAACCTCCTCAAGGAATTTGACGCGGTAGTACTCTGTACAGGGGCTACAAAACCCCGCGACCTCCCCATCGAAGGCAGAGAGTTACAGGGTATCCACTTTGCAATGGATTTCCTCACAGCCAACACAAAGGCAATTCTGGACAATAACAACAGTTTCATCACTGCTGAAGGTAAAGATGTCGTGATCATCGGCGGTGGCGACACTGGCACAGACTGCGTTGGTACTTCAATTCGTCACGGCTGCAACAGCCTTGTCCAGCTAGAAATTATGCCGCAACCGCCATCAGAACGTGCTGCTGACAACCCCTGGCCCGAATGGCCCAAAGTTTACAAGATGGACTACGGGCAGGAAGAAGCCGCCGCCAAGTTTGGTGACGATCCCCGTGCTTATACAACCACCGCCACCAAGTTTGAGGGCGACGAAAACGGCAAAATCAAAGCCGTCCACACCGTACAAGTGCAGTGGGAGAAAAACGAAAAAGGTCAATTTATTCCTAAGCACGTCCCTGGAACTGAAAAAGTTTTACCAGCGCAACTTGTTCTCCTGGCAATGGGTTTCCTTGGCCCCGAACAACCCTTACTTGATGCTCTCGGCATCGAACGCGACCAACGCAGCAACGTAAAAGCTGAATACGGCAAATACTCTACCAGTATCCCTGGTGTCTTCGCTGCTGGCGATTGTCGTCGGGGTCAAAGCCTAATTGTTTGGGCTTTCAATGAGGGTCGTGGTGCTGCCCGCGAGTGTGATCTTTACCTAATGGGTGCTACCGATCTACCTTAA
- a CDS encoding DUF4349 domain-containing protein translates to MSAPLPQEAAESSADVGGGSNMALDTAKTAPIQGRAAKAQAPVSRSQLVKKAELALRVNSIDKSIRTVSQLIQKQQGDLLSLESNKPYQQNSGQTATMQMRVPQAKLESSLDSIAQLGTVERRTLTAEDVSNQLVDNAARLRNFRKQESTLLKIMERAGSIPNVLQVSNELSQVRQSIEQLDAQLKSLRNQVAYSTITLSLEEAIATTLPERALGLQVQESWNQATYSVGALTTNLLKLGIWLIAYSPYLLLLTGAAWFGYTRFHQRHSQLPETRNSD, encoded by the coding sequence ATGTCAGCACCTCTGCCACAAGAGGCTGCTGAATCATCTGCTGATGTAGGTGGCGGTAGTAATATGGCGCTGGATACTGCAAAAACCGCACCAATACAGGGGCGTGCAGCAAAGGCGCAAGCACCTGTTTCACGTTCCCAACTTGTCAAAAAAGCTGAACTAGCATTGCGCGTCAATTCAATTGATAAAAGCATTCGTACTGTCTCTCAACTAATTCAAAAACAGCAGGGAGATTTACTAAGTTTAGAAAGTAATAAGCCTTATCAACAAAATTCTGGTCAAACCGCTACGATGCAAATGCGGGTTCCTCAAGCAAAGTTGGAAAGTTCTTTAGACAGCATAGCGCAACTGGGAACAGTAGAACGTCGCACTCTCACGGCGGAGGATGTGAGTAATCAATTAGTAGATAATGCTGCACGGTTAAGGAATTTCCGCAAACAAGAAAGCACTTTACTTAAAATTATGGAACGTGCGGGGTCAATTCCGAATGTGTTGCAAGTTTCTAATGAACTTAGTCAGGTACGTCAATCTATTGAACAGTTGGACGCGCAGTTAAAAAGTCTACGCAATCAGGTAGCATATTCTACAATTACACTAAGTTTAGAAGAAGCGATCGCTACTACATTACCAGAACGCGCTTTAGGATTGCAAGTTCAAGAATCTTGGAATCAGGCGACTTACTCTGTGGGTGCTTTAACTACTAATTTACTCAAGTTAGGTATTTGGTTAATTGCTTATAGCCCATACTTGCTACTTTTAACTGGTGCTGCTTGGTTTGGTTATACTCGTTTTCACCAACGCCACTCGCAACTACCAGAGACACGCAACTCTGATTAA
- the gltB gene encoding glutamate synthase large subunit has protein sequence MNNKALPPKQGLYDPQFEHDACGVGFIVHMKGKKSHDIVEQALTILVNLDHRGACGAETNTGDGAGILMQVPHKFLKKVAAEQGITLPEAGQYGVGMIYGSPDPQARAQSRKIFEQVVAEEGQQVIGWRDVPTENSSIGNTAKSSEPFMQQVFIQRGADLADDLAFERKLYVIRKRSHSAIRTSKIDPYWYPSSISARTIVYKGMLMPVQVGDYYPDLHDPDMESALALVHSRFSTNTFPSWERSHPYRYIAHNGEINTLRGNINWMHARQSLFESELFGDDMKKVQPVINVDGSDSLIFDNALELLYLAGRSLPHSVMMMIPEPWTAHESMSDEKKAFYEYHSCLMEPWDGPASIAFTDGTMMGAVLDRNGLRPARYYVTKDDLVIMASEAGVLPIEPERIALKGRLQPGRMFLVNMEEGRIVADEEIKTQIATEHPYRQWINEHMVELAKLPDAPALPESDPQPLTQRQTAFGYTFEDLRILLTPMARDGVEAVGSMGADTPLAVLSDRPKLLYDYFQQLFAQVTNPPIDSIREEIVTSAETTIGSERNLLKPEPESCHLIELKSPILSNEDLAKLKHISEDGFKSITIPILFNPKEGAKGLETVMAEICATANSAIASGVNIIILSDRGVSPEQAPIPALLAVAGLHHHLISEGTRTRVGLVLESGEPREVHHYATLIGYGCGAINPYLAFETIADMIHEGLIAKIVGANSPQEMYKIACKNYIKAATKGVTKVASKIGISTIQSYRGAQIFEAVGLNHSVINKYFKWTASRIEGADIEVIAQEAILRHTNAFPDRPTNGHTLDVGGEYQWRKEGEAHLFSPQTIHTLQKAARENSYDLYKQYAALVNEQGQKHFTLRGLLEFKQSQSIPLEEVEPIEAILKRFKTGAMSYGSISKEVHEALAIAMNRIGGKSNTGEGGEDPDRYTWTNERGDSKNSAIKQVASGRFGVTSLYLSQAKEIQIKMAQGAKPGEGGQLPGGKVYPWIAKVRHSTPGVGLISPPPHHDIYSIEDLAELIHDLKNANREARISVKLVSEVGVGTIAAGVAKAHADVVLISGFDGGTGASPQTSIKHAGLPWELGLAETHQTLVLNNLRSRIVVETDGQMKTGRDVVMAALLGAEEFGFSTAPLVTLGCIMMRVCHLNTCPVGVATQNPELRKNFTGDPEHTVNYMRFIAQEVREVMAELGFRTIDEMVGRTDALEPKKAIAHWKAKGIDLSNILYQPEVGEEVGRYCQISQDHGLDKSLDITVLLDLCKPAIERGEKVKATLPIKNINRVTGTILGNEITKRHWDGLPEDTVHLHFQGSAGQSFGAFVPKGVTLELEGDANDYVGKGLSGGKIIIYPPVNSTFVAEENIIAGNVALYGATSGEVYIRGMAGERFGVRNSGVNTVVEAIGDHGCEYMTGGKVVVLGETGRNFAAGMSGGVAYILDEKGDFATRCNQQMVGLETVEDTEEINDLREMIQKHADYTGSQKATKVLANWDEMVSKFVKVMPKDYKRVLQAIEKAIADGLSGDDALNAAFEQNARDVARIGGS, from the coding sequence ATGAACAATAAAGCATTGCCACCAAAACAAGGTTTATACGATCCACAGTTTGAACACGACGCTTGCGGTGTCGGTTTCATCGTACACATGAAAGGGAAGAAGTCACACGACATTGTAGAGCAAGCGTTGACGATCCTTGTAAACCTCGATCATCGTGGTGCGTGCGGTGCTGAAACCAATACAGGTGACGGGGCAGGTATTTTAATGCAGGTTCCGCACAAGTTTTTAAAGAAGGTAGCTGCGGAACAAGGTATTACTCTGCCAGAAGCGGGACAGTATGGTGTCGGGATGATTTACGGTTCTCCTGATCCTCAAGCCCGCGCCCAAAGTAGAAAAATTTTTGAACAAGTTGTAGCTGAGGAAGGGCAGCAGGTAATTGGTTGGCGGGATGTACCAACTGAAAATTCGTCGATAGGAAATACGGCGAAATCTAGCGAACCTTTCATGCAGCAGGTGTTTATCCAGCGTGGGGCAGATTTGGCTGATGACCTGGCATTTGAGCGTAAACTTTATGTGATCCGTAAGCGATCGCACAGCGCTATCCGCACTTCTAAAATAGACCCATACTGGTATCCTTCCAGCATTTCGGCTCGCACAATTGTTTACAAAGGAATGTTGATGCCTGTGCAGGTAGGGGACTATTATCCCGACCTCCACGATCCTGATATGGAGAGTGCCTTAGCACTGGTTCACTCCCGCTTTAGCACGAATACTTTCCCAAGTTGGGAACGGAGCCATCCTTATCGCTACATCGCCCATAACGGCGAAATTAACACCCTACGGGGCAACATTAACTGGATGCACGCACGGCAATCACTGTTTGAGTCAGAGTTGTTCGGCGACGACATGAAGAAAGTGCAGCCAGTAATTAATGTTGATGGCAGCGACTCTTTAATATTTGATAATGCCTTGGAATTGCTGTATTTGGCAGGGCGATCGCTTCCTCATTCAGTAATGATGATGATTCCCGAACCTTGGACAGCCCATGAGTCGATGAGTGATGAGAAAAAGGCGTTCTATGAATATCACTCTTGCTTAATGGAACCTTGGGACGGTCCAGCCTCGATCGCCTTCACCGATGGCACGATGATGGGTGCAGTATTAGACCGCAACGGTTTACGTCCTGCGCGTTACTACGTGACGAAAGATGACCTAGTAATTATGGCATCAGAAGCAGGTGTATTACCCATAGAGCCTGAGCGCATAGCGTTGAAAGGTCGCTTGCAGCCTGGGCGGATGTTCCTTGTAAACATGGAAGAAGGTCGCATTGTTGCGGATGAGGAAATTAAAACCCAAATTGCTACCGAACATCCTTACCGCCAATGGATCAACGAACACATGGTTGAACTGGCGAAGTTGCCAGATGCCCCTGCTTTGCCAGAATCAGATCCTCAGCCATTAACACAGCGACAAACAGCTTTTGGTTATACGTTTGAAGATTTGCGTATACTGCTGACACCAATGGCGCGAGATGGTGTTGAAGCTGTTGGCTCAATGGGTGCGGATACACCGTTAGCTGTGCTTTCTGATCGTCCTAAACTGCTTTACGATTATTTCCAGCAACTATTCGCACAGGTAACAAACCCACCAATTGATTCTATCCGTGAGGAAATTGTTACTTCAGCAGAAACAACAATTGGATCAGAACGTAACTTGCTTAAACCTGAGCCAGAAAGTTGCCATTTAATTGAGTTGAAATCGCCAATTCTCAGTAATGAAGATTTAGCCAAGTTAAAACATATTTCCGAGGATGGTTTTAAGTCAATTACTATCCCGATTCTGTTCAACCCGAAAGAAGGGGCGAAAGGACTCGAAACAGTGATGGCGGAAATTTGTGCAACTGCGAATAGTGCGATCGCATCAGGTGTGAATATTATTATTTTGAGCGATCGCGGCGTTAGCCCAGAGCAAGCCCCAATCCCTGCGTTACTAGCAGTTGCGGGTTTACATCACCACTTAATCAGCGAAGGTACACGCACACGGGTTGGTTTAGTCCTTGAATCAGGCGAACCCCGCGAGGTACATCATTACGCAACTTTGATCGGCTACGGATGCGGGGCAATTAATCCCTATCTGGCATTTGAGACAATTGCCGATATGATCCACGAAGGTTTGATCGCCAAAATTGTAGGTGCAAACTCTCCCCAAGAGATGTACAAAATAGCCTGTAAAAATTACATCAAGGCTGCAACTAAAGGTGTAACTAAAGTTGCTTCAAAAATTGGGATCTCCACCATTCAAAGTTATCGTGGCGCACAAATCTTTGAAGCAGTGGGACTTAACCACTCGGTAATTAACAAATACTTCAAATGGACTGCTTCGCGAATTGAAGGTGCAGATATAGAAGTAATTGCTCAAGAAGCAATCTTGCGCCACACTAACGCCTTCCCAGATCGTCCTACTAACGGTCATACCCTTGATGTTGGTGGCGAATACCAATGGCGCAAAGAAGGTGAGGCGCATTTATTCAGTCCGCAGACAATCCATACTTTGCAAAAAGCAGCCCGTGAAAACAGCTACGATCTTTACAAACAATACGCTGCTTTAGTAAACGAGCAAGGTCAAAAGCACTTCACTTTACGGGGTTTGCTGGAATTTAAACAGAGCCAATCAATACCACTAGAAGAAGTAGAACCAATTGAAGCGATTTTAAAACGCTTTAAAACAGGCGCGATGAGCTACGGTTCTATTTCCAAAGAGGTACACGAAGCACTAGCGATCGCCATGAACCGCATCGGTGGTAAATCCAACACCGGAGAAGGCGGAGAAGACCCCGATCGCTACACTTGGACTAACGAACGTGGCGACTCGAAAAACAGCGCCATCAAACAAGTTGCATCCGGTCGCTTTGGCGTTACCAGCCTGTATTTATCTCAGGCGAAAGAAATTCAGATCAAAATGGCGCAGGGTGCAAAACCAGGGGAAGGCGGTCAACTCCCAGGTGGTAAAGTGTATCCCTGGATTGCTAAAGTACGTCACTCAACCCCAGGTGTGGGTTTAATTTCACCACCACCGCACCACGATATCTATTCAATTGAAGACCTTGCGGAATTAATCCACGACCTGAAAAACGCTAACCGTGAGGCACGAATCAGCGTCAAGCTGGTGTCCGAAGTTGGTGTTGGAACGATCGCCGCAGGTGTTGCCAAAGCCCATGCTGATGTTGTCCTGATTTCTGGCTTTGATGGTGGTACAGGTGCATCACCGCAAACATCGATCAAGCACGCAGGTTTACCTTGGGAACTTGGTTTAGCTGAGACACATCAAACCCTAGTTCTTAACAATCTCCGCAGCCGAATTGTTGTAGAAACAGACGGGCAGATGAAAACAGGGCGCGACGTAGTAATGGCAGCATTACTAGGCGCTGAGGAATTCGGTTTTTCTACCGCGCCACTGGTAACACTCGGCTGTATTATGATGCGCGTCTGCCATCTGAATACTTGTCCCGTAGGTGTTGCGACTCAAAACCCAGAATTGCGTAAAAACTTCACTGGCGATCCTGAACATACCGTTAACTATATGAGGTTTATTGCTCAGGAAGTCCGCGAAGTCATGGCGGAACTTGGTTTCCGCACAATTGATGAAATGGTTGGGCGTACCGATGCTTTAGAACCGAAAAAAGCGATCGCGCATTGGAAAGCTAAAGGTATCGACCTTTCTAATATTCTCTACCAACCGGAAGTAGGAGAAGAAGTTGGTCGCTACTGCCAGATTTCGCAAGATCACGGACTTGACAAATCCCTTGATATCACAGTGCTGCTAGATTTGTGTAAGCCTGCGATCGAGCGTGGCGAAAAAGTCAAAGCCACCCTACCGATTAAGAATATCAACCGTGTAACTGGCACAATTCTCGGCAACGAAATCACCAAGCGTCATTGGGACGGATTACCAGAAGACACAGTACACTTGCATTTCCAAGGTAGTGCAGGTCAAAGCTTTGGCGCATTTGTTCCCAAGGGTGTCACCCTGGAACTCGAAGGCGATGCCAACGACTACGTGGGTAAAGGTTTGAGCGGTGGCAAGATTATTATCTATCCACCAGTTAATTCTACCTTTGTTGCAGAGGAAAACATCATCGCTGGCAACGTAGCCCTTTATGGTGCGACTTCTGGTGAGGTTTATATCCGAGGCATGGCAGGTGAACGTTTTGGCGTTCGTAACTCTGGTGTGAATACAGTTGTAGAAGCCATTGGTGATCACGGTTGCGAATACATGACAGGCGGTAAAGTTGTCGTATTAGGAGAAACTGGGCGCAACTTTGCAGCAGGTATGAGTGGCGGTGTTGCCTACATCCTTGATGAGAAGGGTGATTTTGCGACACGCTGCAACCAGCAAATGGTGGGACTAGAAACAGTGGAAGACACCGAGGAGATCAACGATCTTCGCGAGATGATCCAGAAACACGCCGACTATACCGGAAGCCAGAAGGCAACAAAAGTCCTTGCAAACTGGGATGAGATGGTATCAAAGTTTGTTAAGGTAATGCCCAAAGATTATAAGCGGGTGTTACAGGCAATTGAGAAAGCGATCGCGGATGGTTTAAGCGGCGATGACGCACTTAATGCCGCATTTGAACAAAATGCCCGCGACGTTGCCCGCATTGGTGGCAGCTAA
- a CDS encoding putative toxin-antitoxin system toxin component, PIN family, which yields MRNKLRYVVDTNVIISALLFETSKPAKVFKYALKNGEILLSVELLEELNNVLRREKFNRYVTSEEREEFLETLVDRAILVEITEEVKVCRDPKDDRILELAISGRADYIISGDRDLLVLNPFRGVKVVTAEEFLQTVQTEQLNE from the coding sequence ATGAGGAATAAACTACGCTATGTCGTTGACACAAATGTAATTATTAGCGCGTTACTTTTCGAGACTAGCAAGCCTGCAAAAGTATTCAAATATGCCTTGAAAAATGGTGAAATACTGTTATCGGTGGAATTATTAGAGGAATTGAATAATGTACTTAGACGTGAAAAATTTAATCGTTATGTAACCAGCGAAGAGCGGGAGGAGTTTTTAGAAACGCTAGTAGATAGAGCAATCTTAGTTGAGATAACGGAAGAAGTTAAAGTGTGTCGAGATCCAAAAGATGACAGAATTCTGGAACTAGCAATCAGTGGAAGGGCAGATTACATAATTAGTGGCGATCGCGATCTGCTTGTCCTGAATCCTTTTCGTGGTGTAAAGGTGGTCACAGCAGAAGAGTTTTTGCAGACAGTTCAAACAGAACAACTCAACGAATAG
- a CDS encoding pyridoxal phosphate-dependent aminotransferase — MKTQISRMQAVQSPIIPVIGELIRNNPGTISLGQGIVYYAPPPQAIAQISQFLADPTNNQYKAVEGIPPLLAAIKTKLQAFNGIEINHQNCIVVTAGSNMAFMNAILAITSLGDEIILQTPYYFNHEMAITMAGCRAVLVSTDENYQPRLDAIAQAITSKTKAVVTISPNNPTGVVYPKETLQQVNDLCRQHGIYHISDEAYEYFTYDDTKHISPGSFSGSNSHTISLYSLSKAYGFASWRIGYMVIPEHLLVSVRKVQDTILICPPVISQYAALGALQVGMDYCLTHISAIANIRQLVLKSISRLENLCTTARANGAFYFLLKVNTKMDALELATRLISEHRVAVIPGTTFGMDNGCYLRVAYGALQKETAAEGIERLVRGLQTIL; from the coding sequence ATGAAAACACAAATCTCTCGTATGCAAGCGGTACAGTCGCCTATTATTCCTGTAATTGGGGAACTGATTCGCAACAACCCTGGAACTATATCCTTGGGACAAGGGATAGTTTATTATGCACCACCACCACAAGCGATCGCACAAATATCTCAATTTCTTGCTGATCCAACCAACAATCAATACAAAGCTGTTGAGGGAATTCCTCCATTACTAGCAGCAATTAAAACTAAATTGCAAGCATTTAACGGTATTGAAATTAATCATCAAAACTGCATTGTAGTCACAGCAGGCAGCAATATGGCATTTATGAATGCTATTTTGGCGATTACTTCTTTAGGAGATGAGATTATTCTGCAAACACCTTACTATTTCAATCACGAAATGGCTATAACAATGGCGGGTTGTCGTGCAGTACTTGTATCTACAGATGAAAATTACCAACCGCGTTTAGATGCGATCGCACAAGCTATTACCAGTAAAACAAAAGCAGTAGTGACAATTTCACCAAATAATCCTACTGGTGTTGTCTATCCAAAAGAAACATTACAACAAGTTAACGATCTTTGTCGCCAGCATGGAATCTACCACATCAGCGATGAAGCTTACGAATACTTTACTTATGACGATACTAAGCATATTTCCCCTGGATCTTTTTCTGGTAGTAACTCCCACACTATTTCTTTATATAGTCTTTCAAAAGCTTATGGTTTTGCTAGTTGGCGAATTGGTTATATGGTAATTCCAGAACACTTGCTGGTGTCAGTGAGGAAAGTTCAAGATACAATTCTAATTTGTCCACCAGTAATTTCTCAGTACGCAGCATTGGGAGCATTGCAAGTAGGAATGGATTATTGTTTAACTCATATAAGTGCGATCGCAAATATCAGACAGCTTGTACTAAAATCCATTTCCCGTTTAGAAAATTTATGCACAACTGCAAGAGCTAATGGTGCTTTTTATTTCCTGCTCAAAGTTAATACTAAAATGGATGCCTTAGAATTAGCAACGCGACTAATTAGCGAACATCGAGTAGCAGTAATTCCAGGTACAACCTTTGGCATGGATAATGGTTGTTATTTGCGCGTTGCTTATGGAGCGTTACAAAAAGAAACAGCAGCAGAAGGCATTGAGCGGTTAGTGCGTGGTTTGCAAACAATTTTATAA
- a CDS encoding LCP family protein gives MSRSPKVRDIKANKRPLPKNSSKHIANINSNPPNRPLMLQRSPQPRREPVNNSPSHPRVIHRKPQVIRQRRSTNKLLVGAAILISAISGAFLAAAYPTKPYQQGELSPRAAAVFNDESFINSTLLLPSLTRPVNILVLGMSVLPADVNQPNSQTREKGYLAQQHSVDGLSDTMLLVRFNPETKGITIVSIPRDTRVTIGNITQKINAANKIGGRALAAEEVTELLDNQVKIDRFARINVLAVGKIVDALGGLIINVPKDMKYTDESQHLYINLKKGEQRLNGDQVMQFLRFRSDANADIGRVERQQTVIRALIKQSVNPLKLAAIPYALSAVKPDIDTNLTVEELAGLVTFAAQVDRSNVKGIVLPGAPNGTGRRAVSYWLPNRSQISEMVKQYFN, from the coding sequence ATGTCACGTTCACCCAAAGTTAGAGATATTAAAGCAAACAAACGCCCGTTACCTAAAAATAGTTCTAAGCATATAGCTAATATTAATTCTAATCCGCCAAATCGCCCTCTGATGTTACAAAGAAGCCCTCAACCACGTAGAGAACCTGTAAACAACTCACCAAGCCATCCTCGTGTGATTCATCGAAAACCGCAAGTGATTAGACAGCGACGCAGTACAAACAAATTGCTGGTGGGTGCAGCTATATTGATTTCAGCAATATCTGGTGCTTTTTTAGCCGCCGCTTATCCTACGAAGCCTTATCAACAGGGCGAACTTTCTCCCAGAGCAGCCGCCGTCTTTAATGATGAAAGCTTCATCAATAGTACTTTGCTACTACCATCACTCACCCGACCTGTCAATATCTTAGTTTTAGGGATGAGTGTATTACCAGCAGACGTGAATCAGCCTAACTCTCAAACACGCGAAAAAGGTTACTTAGCGCAACAACACTCAGTAGATGGTCTTTCAGATACCATGCTGCTAGTACGGTTTAACCCAGAAACAAAAGGTATCACAATTGTCTCAATTCCTAGAGATACCCGTGTCACGATAGGCAATATTACTCAAAAAATTAATGCCGCTAATAAAATTGGTGGAAGAGCTTTAGCAGCAGAAGAAGTGACTGAGTTACTTGATAACCAAGTAAAGATAGATCGTTTTGCCCGAATTAACGTCTTAGCCGTTGGTAAGATAGTTGATGCTTTGGGAGGTTTAATAATTAATGTTCCCAAAGACATGAAGTATACAGATGAATCTCAACATTTATACATCAATCTTAAAAAGGGAGAACAACGCCTTAATGGTGATCAAGTAATGCAGTTTCTACGTTTTCGTAGTGATGCTAATGCTGATATCGGTCGTGTAGAACGGCAACAAACTGTAATTCGTGCCTTAATTAAACAATCTGTTAATCCTCTAAAATTAGCTGCTATTCCTTATGCGCTTTCCGCAGTTAAACCAGATATAGATACTAATTTAACTGTTGAAGAATTAGCAGGATTAGTTACGTTTGCTGCTCAAGTAGACCGTTCAAATGTCAAAGGGATAGTTTTACCAGGCGCTCCTAATGGTACTGGTAGACGTGCTGTTAGTTACTGGTTGCCAAACCGCAGCCAAATTAGCGAAATGGTTAAGCAATACTTTAATTAG
- a CDS encoding response regulator yields the protein MNHVLRVGIVDDHELTRAALKLALLQDSSLEVIFSATNGNEAIEMVKEHDPDVIIIDLQMPSLDGLSASTQIKTLNSKTKIIIYSSVEDPQVEVMVQTAPVDAFCPKNAPTETLVSLIKELGKTQD from the coding sequence ATGAATCATGTTTTACGGGTTGGAATTGTTGACGATCATGAACTAACTAGAGCCGCTCTCAAGTTAGCATTGCTTCAAGACAGTTCCTTGGAAGTCATTTTTAGTGCTACTAACGGTAATGAAGCTATTGAAATGGTCAAGGAGCATGATCCAGATGTAATAATTATTGACCTCCAAATGCCATCTTTAGATGGGCTAAGTGCGTCTACTCAAATCAAAACCCTGAATTCTAAAACTAAAATTATTATTTACTCGTCAGTTGAAGATCCGCAAGTGGAAGTGATGGTTCAAACAGCACCTGTTGATGCTTTTTGCCCAAAAAACGCCCCCACAGAAACATTAGTTTCTCTAATTAAAGAGTTAGGAAAAACCCAAGATTAA